A section of the Paenibacillus aurantius genome encodes:
- a CDS encoding ABC transporter permease: MKLMELVGMALRTVVANPLRTILTMLGVIIGVSSVVALVSIGTGTSAKVEDQFESLGTNLLVVNVMDVGRATQLNYEELMQFEQFPEIDMIAPTIVKANSNIKYERTQQKFQVTGTNDRYAVMNKAQIDKGRFLAPSDLEFRSNVVVLGSEVAKTFFGFQDPVGEEINIDGVVFTVVGTLKPKGKNINNTSIDTTVLMPLETARRQYKLGNIRTTYIEATSKADIDTAEATMKQYLAYKFKSEEGFEVLNQNQMLTTANAASKQLNYLLVSIACISLLVGGIGIMNIMLVTVSERTREIGIRKSIGAKRRTILFQFLVESAVISGLGGVCGLLLGIGISAGISYSFPSVTTKISLAVSLGAFLFSVLVGIIFGLYPANKASKLRPIDALRFD, from the coding sequence ATGAAACTGATGGAATTGGTCGGCATGGCGCTGCGTACCGTGGTGGCCAACCCCCTTCGCACCATTTTAACCATGCTTGGCGTGATTATCGGGGTCAGCTCGGTCGTTGCGCTGGTGTCAATCGGAACCGGAACGTCCGCCAAGGTGGAGGATCAGTTCGAGAGCCTCGGGACGAACCTTCTGGTCGTGAACGTCATGGACGTGGGCCGGGCCACCCAGCTGAACTACGAGGAGCTGATGCAGTTCGAACAGTTCCCCGAGATCGATATGATCGCCCCGACCATTGTCAAAGCGAATTCGAACATCAAGTATGAGCGCACCCAGCAGAAATTTCAGGTGACCGGTACCAACGACCGGTATGCCGTCATGAACAAAGCCCAGATCGACAAAGGCCGCTTTCTGGCTCCCTCGGACCTGGAGTTCCGCTCGAACGTCGTCGTCCTGGGCAGCGAAGTCGCCAAAACCTTCTTCGGCTTTCAGGACCCGGTCGGAGAGGAGATCAACATTGACGGCGTGGTGTTCACCGTTGTCGGCACCCTGAAGCCAAAAGGAAAGAACATCAACAACACGTCGATCGATACGACCGTCCTGATGCCGCTCGAGACGGCCAGAAGGCAGTACAAGCTCGGGAACATCCGCACGACTTATATTGAAGCCACGAGCAAGGCGGATATCGATACCGCAGAAGCGACGATGAAGCAGTACCTGGCGTACAAGTTCAAATCGGAGGAAGGCTTCGAGGTTCTGAATCAGAACCAGATGCTGACGACGGCGAATGCGGCGTCCAAGCAGCTCAACTACCTGCTTGTCAGCATCGCCTGCATTTCCCTGCTCGTCGGCGGAATCGGGATCATGAACATCATGCTTGTCACCGTCAGCGAAAGAACGAGGGAAATCGGCATCCGCAAATCGATCGGGGCGAAACGCCGAACGATCCTGTTTCAATTCCTCGTGGAATCCGCCGTGATCAGCGGTCTAGGCGGGGTGTGCGGGCTCCTGCTCGGGATCGGGATATCCGCAGGCATTTCCTATTCCTTTCCAAGCGTCACGACCAAAATATCGCTGGCGGTCAGCCTTGGCGCCTTCTTGTTTTCGGTTCTGGTGGGCATTATTTTCGGATTGTATCCGGCCAACAAAGCCTCCAAGCTCCGTCCCATCGACGCCCTGCGGTTTGATTAA
- a CDS encoding ABC transporter ATP-binding protein, whose protein sequence is MDMIVLDKVTKVYRRGDQELQVLKELSLSVSEGEFVAIIGPSGSGKSTLMNTIGLLDVPTSGTYTLDGAETSGLSDNQMARLRNEKIGFIFQQFNLLPRLTAIENVELPMIYAGVLKAERRERAARMLEMLGMGERGHHKPSELSGGQQQRVAIARALATSPALILADEPTGALDTRTGTEVLELILELNEKGNTIVLITHDSHIAAHAKRIVTLRDGEIISDRPNEPIGYGSRGVSAS, encoded by the coding sequence ATGGACATGATCGTGTTAGACAAAGTAACGAAGGTTTACCGGAGAGGCGACCAGGAGCTCCAAGTGCTCAAGGAGCTTTCCCTCTCGGTCTCCGAAGGGGAATTCGTCGCCATTATCGGCCCGAGCGGATCCGGTAAATCGACTCTAATGAATACAATCGGCCTTCTCGATGTTCCCACTTCGGGAACCTATACGCTGGACGGGGCGGAAACCTCCGGCCTTTCCGATAATCAGATGGCGCGTCTGCGGAATGAGAAGATCGGCTTTATCTTTCAGCAGTTTAACCTGCTCCCGCGCCTGACCGCGATCGAGAATGTGGAGCTTCCCATGATTTATGCCGGGGTTCTGAAGGCCGAACGAAGGGAAAGGGCAGCCCGGATGCTCGAGATGCTGGGAATGGGGGAAAGGGGACACCACAAGCCGAGTGAGCTTTCCGGCGGCCAGCAGCAGAGGGTCGCCATCGCGCGGGCCCTGGCCACTTCCCCGGCCTTGATCCTGGCCGACGAGCCGACCGGCGCCCTCGACACCCGAACCGGAACCGAGGTGCTGGAGCTCATTCTGGAGCTGAACGAGAAGGGCAACACCATCGTTCTCATCACGCATGATTCGCATATTGCGGCTCACGCCAAGCGGATCGTCACGCTGCGGGACGGGGAGATCATAAGCGACCGTCCGAACGAGCCGATCGGTTACGGCAGCAGAGGGGTGAGTGCTTCATGA
- a CDS encoding HlyD family efflux transporter periplasmic adaptor subunit translates to MAGIRKKRMWMTLGLAIVLTAGTSVFYYQKAKGSKSEESQDVVYTVKRGDIRTSVTGTSQLEPKDSQIITAPADGIIKTINLSRNQEVKAGDVLVELTNPTLENNLQKAKVSLASAQKDLNDLKEQIGSLTMTAPISGKLTLANGIDTGSSVNKNAKIATVSDIQNLTVTIPFLFEDASQLAPGDTVDLDIDGFMLTKTGTIKGVGRDARGDLKGGKLLDVEVAIENDSTMDAGLKAKGSVLKNGHTYQSQDAGIIQYGKMATILAGAAGTVETLHVKTNALVKEGAVIGTLMNDSLKSDLSNKQNNVDQQALAVQDSQDKLDALVVKAPFDGIFSTDFVNKKTNILTTLTPGTKVNSGTQFGGVASQQNMQLPIQVDELDLPNVKAGMKAEVKVDSLQNRIFNAEVSQVSTVGTTTNGVTFFDVVLSIQNTGQLKYGMTATGEILFQDKKGVLLLPIEALQRSKGKSFVSLKKADGTIENEHEITIGMRSKTQVEVTEGLKEGDRIVLPQLKKQDKLNQADLNRLRQQFQNGQGGTSQMSPEEIANLRQQFQNGGGAGGAGGAGGARNNGNANGGNAGTGGNGGGARQNTGGGAAR, encoded by the coding sequence ATGGCTGGGATTCGCAAGAAAAGAATGTGGATGACGCTTGGACTCGCGATCGTTCTTACCGCGGGAACCTCGGTGTTCTACTATCAGAAAGCCAAGGGAAGCAAGTCGGAGGAAAGCCAGGACGTGGTTTACACCGTCAAGAGGGGGGATATCCGGACCTCTGTTACGGGAACCTCCCAGCTGGAGCCGAAGGATTCGCAAATCATTACCGCTCCCGCCGACGGTATCATCAAAACCATCAACCTGAGCCGGAATCAGGAGGTCAAAGCCGGAGACGTGCTGGTCGAGCTGACCAATCCAACCTTGGAGAACAATTTGCAGAAGGCCAAGGTCAGCCTGGCGTCAGCGCAGAAGGACCTTAATGATCTCAAAGAGCAGATCGGCTCGTTGACCATGACCGCCCCGATCAGCGGAAAATTGACCCTAGCAAATGGGATCGATACCGGCTCGTCCGTGAACAAAAATGCCAAAATCGCAACGGTTTCGGATATTCAGAATCTGACGGTCACGATCCCTTTCCTGTTCGAGGATGCTTCCCAGCTCGCTCCGGGCGACACGGTCGATCTGGATATCGACGGCTTCATGCTGACGAAGACCGGTACGATTAAGGGAGTCGGCCGCGATGCGAGGGGAGATCTGAAGGGCGGGAAGCTGCTGGATGTCGAAGTGGCCATCGAGAACGATTCGACGATGGATGCCGGTCTGAAAGCAAAGGGAAGCGTGCTGAAGAATGGGCATACCTACCAGTCCCAGGATGCCGGAATCATACAATACGGCAAGATGGCGACTATCCTGGCGGGAGCGGCGGGAACGGTGGAAACTCTTCACGTCAAGACGAATGCCCTGGTCAAGGAAGGAGCGGTGATCGGCACCCTGATGAACGACTCCTTGAAAAGCGACTTATCCAACAAACAGAACAACGTCGACCAGCAGGCGCTTGCCGTGCAGGACAGCCAGGACAAGCTGGATGCCCTTGTGGTGAAGGCACCCTTCGACGGGATCTTCTCCACGGATTTTGTGAACAAGAAGACGAATATCCTCACGACGCTTACGCCGGGAACGAAAGTAAACAGCGGAACACAGTTCGGCGGGGTGGCCAGCCAGCAAAACATGCAGCTTCCCATCCAGGTGGATGAGCTTGATTTGCCTAACGTTAAAGCGGGGATGAAAGCGGAGGTCAAGGTCGATTCCTTGCAGAACCGGATCTTCAACGCCGAGGTGAGCCAGGTTTCGACCGTGGGAACCACGACGAACGGCGTGACGTTTTTCGATGTCGTCCTTTCGATTCAGAACACAGGCCAGTTGAAATACGGCATGACGGCCACGGGGGAAATCCTTTTTCAGGATAAAAAAGGGGTTCTTCTTCTGCCGATCGAGGCGCTTCAGAGGTCGAAGGGGAAATCGTTCGTCTCCCTGAAGAAAGCCGACGGCACGATCGAGAACGAGCATGAAATCACGATCGGCATGCGTAGCAAAACCCAAGTGGAGGTAACGGAAGGCTTGAAGGAAGGAGACCGGATTGTCCTTCCGCAGCTCAAGAAGCAGGATAAGCTTAACCAGGCCGATTTGAACCGGCTTCGCCAGCAGTTCCAGAACGGCCAGGGCGGTACCAGTCAGATGTCGCCGGAGGAGATCGCGAACCTGAGGCAGCAATTCCAGAATGGAGGCGGAGCCGGCGGCGCCGGGGGTGCCGGAGGAGCGCGGAATAACGGCAATGCCAATGGAGGAAATGCTGGGACAGGCGGCAACGGAGGAGGGGCGCGGCAGAATACAGGAGGAGGGGCGGCCCGATAG
- a CDS encoding sensor histidine kinase, whose protein sequence is MIKRWYGSLYLKLFLSFLAVCLLFFLGLALFWNSYFNDLFYKDKKELLLSRAEELTQVLKSQQEGTLSNRELRFGLRLVARSFNGQVWVADPKGLILYSSSPEWEGHTLPRSLDSGYAQALKGGTGFLTGHIGASDGRNPDNYLTCYSLVNGQQSYLLFLHTPVNDISEIINAVRFNIWIPLLFSLLAVGLILYILSRRLAKPLQQMNRASLALAEGDFRIRVDAASEDEVGQLARSFNFMAEQLQQWEDTRQEFLTNISHELRSPLTTLRGLIAAMNDGVIPKEDHPRYLKICGHEVQRLQRLVNDLLDLAKIQNSPDPFHLTAVDVFSRTRDIIDLLAPAFDRKELRLQVWTPEQTEKDEPLFVELDPDRYAQVVNNLLYNAMQFTPAGGEVTVWLGTEEGRFLLKVKDTGIGMSPEEIARIWDRFYKADASRGLPSEGTGLGLTITRHLVTGMGGTIEVASVHGEGTEFTVSFPLFR, encoded by the coding sequence ATGATCAAACGCTGGTACGGCAGTCTTTACCTCAAGCTTTTTCTTTCTTTTCTGGCCGTGTGCCTGCTTTTTTTTCTGGGGCTGGCTCTGTTCTGGAATTCCTACTTCAATGATCTGTTCTACAAGGACAAAAAGGAGCTTCTGCTATCGAGAGCCGAGGAGCTTACCCAGGTATTGAAATCCCAGCAGGAAGGGACCCTGTCCAACCGGGAGCTGCGCTTCGGACTCCGGCTGGTCGCCCGCAGCTTTAACGGGCAGGTGTGGGTGGCGGATCCTAAAGGGCTGATCCTGTACAGCTCCTCGCCGGAATGGGAGGGACATACCCTTCCCCGTTCACTGGACAGCGGGTATGCTCAGGCCCTTAAGGGCGGCACCGGCTTCCTGACCGGGCACATCGGGGCGTCCGACGGGCGGAACCCGGATAATTATCTAACCTGTTACAGCCTCGTTAACGGCCAGCAGAGCTATCTTCTCTTTCTTCATACGCCGGTCAACGACATTTCGGAAATTATTAACGCGGTCCGGTTCAACATATGGATCCCCCTGCTCTTTTCCTTGCTTGCCGTCGGCCTGATCCTGTACATACTCTCCCGCCGCCTGGCCAAGCCCCTTCAGCAGATGAACCGGGCTTCCCTGGCTCTTGCCGAGGGGGATTTCCGGATCCGGGTCGACGCTGCTTCGGAGGACGAAGTCGGGCAGCTGGCCCGGAGCTTCAACTTCATGGCCGAGCAGCTGCAGCAGTGGGAGGACACCCGCCAGGAGTTTCTCACGAACATTTCACATGAGCTGAGGTCCCCGCTTACGACCTTACGTGGACTGATTGCAGCCATGAACGACGGGGTCATCCCGAAGGAGGATCACCCCCGCTACCTGAAAATTTGCGGGCACGAGGTGCAGAGGCTCCAGCGGCTCGTAAACGATCTGCTCGACCTGGCCAAAATCCAGAACAGTCCCGACCCCTTTCACTTAACCGCCGTGGATGTGTTCTCCCGTACCCGGGATATCATCGATCTGCTTGCTCCCGCCTTCGATCGTAAGGAGCTCCGTCTGCAGGTATGGACCCCCGAGCAAACGGAAAAGGATGAGCCGCTTTTTGTCGAGCTGGATCCGGACCGGTATGCCCAAGTGGTGAATAACCTGCTGTACAACGCCATGCAGTTTACTCCGGCCGGTGGGGAGGTTACCGTGTGGCTTGGAACGGAAGAAGGGAGGTTCCTCCTGAAGGTGAAGGACACGGGAATTGGCATGTCCCCGGAGGAGATAGCCCGCATCTGGGACCGCTTCTACAAAGCGGATGCCTCCCGGGGGCTTCCTTCGGAAGGGACGGGCCTGGGGTTAACCATTACGCGTCATCTCGTGACCGGGATGGGAGGAACCATCGAGGTGGCAAGCGTGCACGGGGAAGGGACGGAGTTTACGGTGTCCTTTCCGCTTTTCCGGTAA
- a CDS encoding response regulator transcription factor: MASRILVVDDEPHIVEVIRLYLEHAGYSPVILYRGRAVPEAVKEHKPDLILLDVMLPDHSGFDLCDKIRRMEAPLGSTPIIMLTAKDQAMDKLRGFNLGVDDYVVKPFDPNELVARIKAVLRRSTERTLPEPAGSEDRRQRPLDFHGLHIDRKQYKVLVDGARIELTPKEIELLYFLASSPGRVFTREDLLGHVWNFDFAGGTRTVDAHVKNLRKKLGPHPRWSIQTLWGIGYAFEVTPT; the protein is encoded by the coding sequence ATGGCTTCCCGTATACTGGTGGTGGACGACGAGCCCCACATTGTCGAGGTGATCCGGCTGTACCTCGAGCATGCCGGCTATTCTCCTGTCATTCTTTATAGGGGAAGGGCGGTGCCCGAAGCCGTGAAGGAGCATAAGCCGGATTTGATTCTGCTCGACGTGATGCTGCCGGATCACTCCGGCTTCGACCTCTGTGATAAGATCCGGCGCATGGAGGCTCCGTTGGGGTCGACGCCCATCATCATGCTGACGGCGAAGGACCAGGCTATGGACAAGCTGCGCGGCTTCAATCTCGGAGTGGACGATTACGTGGTGAAACCGTTCGATCCGAACGAGCTCGTGGCCCGCATCAAGGCGGTGCTGCGGCGAAGCACGGAGAGAACGCTTCCGGAGCCGGCCGGGTCGGAAGACAGACGGCAGCGGCCGCTGGACTTCCACGGGCTGCATATCGACCGCAAGCAGTACAAGGTGCTGGTGGACGGCGCAAGAATCGAGCTGACTCCCAAGGAAATCGAACTGCTGTATTTTCTCGCGAGCAGCCCGGGCCGCGTTTTCACCCGGGAGGATCTCCTCGGCCATGTGTGGAACTTTGATTTTGCCGGTGGAACCCGAACCGTGGACGCCCATGTCAAAAATTTGCGAAAAAAACTCGGCCCCCATCCCCGCTGGAGCATCCAGACGCTCTGGGGAATCGGCTATGCCTTTGAGGTCACCCCCACATGA
- a CDS encoding DUF309 domain-containing protein: protein MGHYPEEYRAYLVYFHAERDYFECHEILEEYWKSNPQDPLAPAWVGLIQLAVGLYHERRSNTSGALKMLNGANSRLTEDALEKLGIEAGEFRRRLEERIRLIEEGSNLPYLDWNLPLADSDLLEECRKAALEKKAVWEAASNLENADLIHKHSRRDRSDVIRERLTSREAKSRQRGRIG from the coding sequence TTGGGCCACTACCCGGAGGAATACAGAGCATATCTTGTTTATTTTCATGCGGAACGGGATTATTTTGAGTGTCACGAGATTCTGGAAGAGTATTGGAAAAGCAACCCTCAGGATCCGCTGGCCCCGGCCTGGGTCGGGCTGATTCAGCTTGCGGTCGGGCTATACCATGAACGAAGGAGCAATACGTCTGGCGCCCTCAAAATGTTAAACGGAGCCAACAGCCGGCTGACGGAGGACGCCCTGGAGAAGCTGGGCATTGAGGCGGGGGAGTTCCGCAGACGCCTGGAGGAGCGGATCCGGCTTATCGAGGAAGGGAGCAACCTTCCTTATCTCGATTGGAATCTTCCTTTAGCCGATTCGGACTTGTTGGAAGAGTGCCGGAAGGCGGCTCTTGAGAAGAAAGCCGTCTGGGAGGCGGCGAGCAATCTGGAAAATGCCGATTTGATCCACAAGCATTCCAGGCGGGACCGTTCGGATGTGATTCGGGAGCGGCTTACTAGCCGCGAAGCTAAAAGCAGACAGAGAGGAAGGATCGGCTAG
- a CDS encoding YxcD family protein, whose protein sequence is MRISEQEIMNAICLNIAERKQIRPTDVEVQLLWDEELGYSAEVTVQGRTQFLIEANMLEAIERYMLTEYNQRVFRSQIELDIDEKMFAEIRI, encoded by the coding sequence ATGAGAATTTCCGAGCAGGAAATCATGAACGCCATCTGCTTGAATATAGCCGAACGTAAACAGATTCGGCCGACGGATGTGGAAGTCCAGCTTCTCTGGGATGAAGAGCTGGGTTACTCGGCGGAGGTGACCGTGCAAGGCCGGACCCAATTCCTCATTGAAGCGAACATGCTGGAAGCCATTGAGCGCTACATGCTGACGGAATACAACCAGCGTGTCTTCCGCAGCCAGATCGAGCTGGACATCGATGAGAAAATGTTCGCGGAGATCCGGATTTAA
- a CDS encoding protein adenylyltransferase SelO, with the protein MTENNPTPKTGWNMESSYADLPDAFYTFTRPTPVRAPKITILNGPLAAELGLDEKALTEEEGVAVLAGNRLPEGAQALAQAYAGHQFGYFTMLGDGRALLLGEQITPTGQRVDIQLKGSGRTPYSRGGDGRAALGPMLREYIISEAMHGLGIPTTRSLAVVSTGQPIQREIELPGAILTRVAASHLRVGTFQYAAKWGTASDLRALADYTIRRHYPEAEEEGNRYLALLQGVVKRQASLIAKWQLVGFIHGVMNTDNMAISGETIDYGPCAFMDAYDPATVFSSIDRQGRYAYGNQPYIGAWNLARLAEAMLPLLHEDEDRAVELAEEAVALFTEEFNRHWLEGMRGKLGLFTEEPEDRALADSLLAMMKDFRADFTNTFRSLTNGKMEDIPMNGTSGFMEWLDQWEARRQRQPESRAASEELMRTRNPAVIPRNHRVEEALEAASEHGELELVHKLVAVLADPYASCPEQEEYTLLPPESARPYRTYCGT; encoded by the coding sequence ATGACGGAGAATAACCCTACCCCAAAGACAGGTTGGAATATGGAATCCAGTTATGCAGACCTGCCGGATGCTTTCTATACCTTTACCCGTCCGACTCCCGTACGGGCCCCCAAGATTACCATACTAAACGGCCCGCTGGCGGCGGAACTGGGTCTGGATGAAAAGGCGCTTACCGAGGAGGAAGGGGTTGCTGTTCTGGCGGGCAACCGGCTCCCGGAAGGAGCCCAGGCTCTGGCTCAAGCCTATGCGGGGCACCAGTTCGGCTATTTTACGATGCTCGGCGACGGAAGAGCTCTTCTGCTAGGCGAGCAGATTACCCCAACCGGACAACGGGTGGATATCCAGCTAAAAGGCTCCGGCCGTACTCCTTATTCCCGCGGAGGCGACGGGCGGGCCGCCCTCGGCCCTATGCTTCGTGAGTACATCATAAGTGAAGCCATGCATGGACTAGGCATCCCGACGACCCGAAGCCTGGCAGTGGTCTCTACCGGTCAGCCCATCCAAAGAGAAATCGAGCTGCCGGGGGCCATCCTGACACGGGTAGCCGCCAGTCATCTGCGGGTCGGAACGTTTCAATATGCGGCGAAATGGGGCACGGCGAGCGACCTGCGCGCGTTGGCCGATTACACCATCCGGAGGCATTATCCGGAGGCGGAAGAGGAAGGCAACCGCTATTTGGCTTTGCTGCAAGGAGTCGTTAAAAGGCAGGCTTCGTTGATCGCCAAGTGGCAGCTCGTCGGTTTCATTCACGGCGTGATGAACACGGATAACATGGCGATTAGCGGAGAAACGATCGACTATGGGCCTTGTGCTTTTATGGATGCCTATGACCCGGCAACGGTGTTCAGCTCCATCGATCGCCAAGGCCGCTATGCCTATGGCAACCAGCCTTATATTGGGGCATGGAATCTGGCCCGGCTGGCCGAAGCGATGCTGCCTCTCCTGCACGAAGACGAAGATAGGGCTGTGGAGCTCGCGGAGGAGGCGGTAGCCCTGTTTACGGAAGAGTTTAACCGTCACTGGCTTGAGGGAATGAGAGGGAAGCTCGGGCTGTTTACAGAGGAGCCGGAGGACCGTGCTCTCGCGGATAGCCTGCTTGCGATGATGAAGGATTTCCGGGCGGACTTCACGAACACCTTCCGCTCGCTCACCAACGGGAAGATGGAGGATATTCCCATGAACGGGACCTCCGGCTTCATGGAATGGCTGGACCAATGGGAGGCGAGAAGGCAGCGGCAGCCGGAATCAAGGGCAGCCTCCGAGGAGCTCATGCGGACCCGTAACCCGGCGGTAATCCCTCGCAATCACCGGGTGGAGGAGGCGCTTGAGGCAGCGTCGGAGCATGGAGAGCTGGAGCTGGTGCACAAGCTGGTTGCCGTACTTGCGGATCCTTACGCCTCATGCCCCGAGCAGGAGGAATATACCCTTCTGCCTCCCGAATCGGCGCGGCCTTACCGGACCTATTGCGGAACTTGA
- the sigJ gene encoding RNA polymerase sigma factor SigJ — MSIETLYNLHRASLFSLAYRMLGSVMDAEDAVQEAFIRYSQLPDMASILNEKAFLHRMVTNRCLDLLRSSAKKRELYVGPWLPEPLIERGGVQEDPSEVYEQRESLSTAYLLLLQQLNAVERAVFLLREIFHYSFEEIAEMVEKKSANCRQIYRRAQKSLTHDPHELPSVTVAEESIRAFVQSLMKGHTERLLELVSENVVFLSDGGGKVKAAQVPVRGWEQVVKLHQHLLATYAGHYTLDYVTVNGSPGLRIDLADGGQFVYSFAYRNGQIDRIYAVANPEKLQHLKQAK, encoded by the coding sequence ATGAGCATCGAAACGCTTTATAACCTTCACCGGGCTTCTCTCTTTTCTCTGGCTTACCGGATGCTCGGCAGTGTGATGGATGCGGAAGATGCTGTACAGGAAGCCTTTATTCGTTACAGCCAGTTACCCGATATGGCCTCTATCCTTAACGAGAAAGCTTTTTTGCATAGAATGGTGACCAACCGCTGCCTGGATTTGCTCCGCTCCTCGGCCAAAAAGCGGGAGCTGTACGTCGGCCCCTGGCTTCCCGAGCCCTTAATCGAACGAGGGGGGGTTCAGGAGGACCCGTCGGAGGTGTACGAGCAGAGGGAGTCGCTTTCCACGGCGTATTTGCTGCTTCTTCAGCAGCTAAATGCCGTCGAGAGGGCTGTTTTTCTTCTGAGGGAAATCTTCCATTATTCCTTTGAGGAAATAGCGGAAATGGTGGAGAAGAAAAGCGCCAACTGCCGACAAATCTACCGCCGCGCACAAAAGAGTCTAACCCATGATCCCCATGAACTCCCTTCGGTCACCGTTGCCGAGGAGAGCATCCGAGCGTTTGTCCAGTCCCTGATGAAGGGACACACCGAACGCTTGCTGGAGCTGGTCAGCGAAAATGTCGTATTTCTGTCGGATGGCGGCGGCAAGGTCAAGGCCGCCCAAGTTCCGGTTAGAGGATGGGAGCAAGTGGTGAAGCTTCACCAGCATCTGCTTGCGACTTATGCAGGACACTATACGCTTGATTACGTAACCGTGAACGGTTCCCCTGGACTTCGAATTGATCTCGCGGACGGAGGGCAATTTGTGTATTCCTTCGCTTACCGGAACGGACAGATCGACCGGATCTATGCCGTTGCCAATCCCGAGAAGCTGCAGCACCTTAAGCAAGCTAAGTAA
- a CDS encoding phytoene desaturase family protein, which yields MQKYDVVVVGGGAAGLTAAIYAAKAGLRTLVIEKQKQVGGRAISVVKQGNYFNLGAHALYSGVALETFREWGLPLQGKQPSIEGYGIWKGKLYPLPFGVKAWAASSLFSWKGKWELASRIMKLAKLDARRYDSISVREWVESHIQDPMVRNFFYSLFRTASYVAAPDLLAAGPVLHQLQLSLKGVLYLDRGWGSLMDALSRLAEDQGVTIVTNTKVTAIDHEDGRLRQVRCEDGTRMDTSCVIMTTTPDMACRLVPQAEETALHTWKEQAVEITTACLDVALRRLPQPKQQFVYGIDQAVFLTNQSRAAHLSDTGAQVVSLIKYQGRQTDPDRDLRDLEQTLDLVQPGWRNELVARQYLPRITVSSDFMHRRRLENPGPAVPEIQGLYVAGDWVSHGEWLLDAAAASAKRAVDHILSYRNYGGVPAYEHRNAL from the coding sequence ATGCAAAAGTATGATGTGGTGGTTGTCGGGGGAGGGGCGGCAGGTTTAACGGCTGCTATCTACGCGGCGAAAGCCGGTTTACGAACGCTAGTCATCGAGAAACAGAAGCAGGTGGGCGGCCGGGCGATCTCCGTGGTGAAACAGGGGAACTACTTTAATTTGGGGGCGCATGCCTTGTACTCGGGAGTGGCTCTTGAGACTTTTAGGGAATGGGGATTGCCCTTGCAGGGAAAGCAGCCTTCCATTGAAGGCTACGGAATATGGAAGGGAAAGCTTTATCCGCTGCCTTTTGGCGTGAAAGCATGGGCCGCGAGTTCCCTCTTCTCCTGGAAAGGAAAATGGGAGCTGGCTTCCCGAATCATGAAACTGGCGAAGCTGGATGCCCGCCGCTATGATTCGATCAGTGTCCGTGAGTGGGTGGAAAGCCATATTCAGGATCCCATGGTCAGGAACTTTTTCTATTCTTTGTTTAGGACGGCTAGCTATGTGGCGGCTCCTGATCTGCTGGCGGCGGGCCCCGTCCTGCATCAGCTGCAGCTTTCCCTTAAAGGGGTGCTGTACTTGGATCGGGGCTGGGGCAGCCTGATGGACGCCTTGTCCCGGTTGGCCGAGGATCAGGGGGTAACCATCGTGACGAATACCAAGGTGACGGCGATCGATCATGAGGATGGAAGGCTCCGGCAGGTGCGCTGTGAAGACGGCACGAGGATGGACACCTCTTGTGTGATTATGACAACTACGCCTGACATGGCCTGCCGATTGGTGCCTCAGGCCGAAGAAACGGCCCTCCATACCTGGAAGGAACAAGCCGTCGAAATTACCACCGCTTGTCTCGATGTGGCGCTGCGCCGCCTTCCCCAACCGAAGCAGCAGTTTGTGTATGGAATAGACCAGGCGGTCTTTCTCACCAACCAGTCCCGTGCGGCGCACTTAAGCGATACGGGAGCGCAGGTTGTTTCGCTTATTAAATACCAGGGCAGGCAGACGGATCCCGACCGGGATCTCCGCGATCTGGAGCAAACCTTGGATCTCGTGCAGCCCGGATGGCGAAACGAGTTGGTGGCCCGGCAGTATCTACCGCGGATAACCGTCAGCTCCGATTTTATGCATAGGCGCCGTTTGGAGAACCCGGGTCCGGCCGTACCGGAAATTCAAGGATTGTATGTAGCAGGAGATTGGGTAAGCCACGGGGAATGGTTACTTGATGCCGCGGCAGCCAGTGCCAAGAGGGCGGTGGATCATATCCTTTCCTATAGGAACTACGGGGGTGTACCTGCTTATGAGCATCGAAACGCTTTATAA